The nucleotide sequence TTTGACGATGTTCATGTCTGGTGTCATTTCTTCAGGTGTTCGATATTTTAGCGGCATCTTGACTAAACTTGCTTCGTGGATCGTATAAGCGCTGATATCTCGATTAGGCGTGTAGATCGCTTTGTCATCGATCGAATGGAGATGACTGCCGACACGGCGTGCCATCACTTCGATCTCTAGGAAATCTTCATGAGTCAGTCCGTGACGGGCGATGATTTTACCTGATTTCGTTTGTTGTACGAGTGCCCCGTTATAAGTAATAACGTAATCATTATCTTGAAAAAGGTTCAACTCGTTTAACTGTTCCTGGACACCTGGTAAGGGACGGCCAGTGCATAAAACGATCGAAACACCTTTTGCAACAGCAGCGGCAATCGCTTCTTTTACTTCTTTTGTTACTTCTCTTTTCTCATTTAATAAAGTACCATCGATGTCGATAGCGACTAGTTTGATAGACATAATTTCCTCCAATATATTTTAATTTATTTCAATCAATGCGCCATTACGGATATGGCTGGCAAATTCTTGATAAGTTTCGTCAAATAAATCATAATGATCACGCAAGGACGGATCAACCATTTCTTTTGGAAAGAAAAATCGCTCATCTCCTTGTTCTTGTCCCGCTAATGCAGCAACAAGCTGACTAACCTGTGATAATTCTATCAAAGTTCCGTCATTTCGCAAAATCTCGATTTGTGTGCGATGTCTGCCTTGTTCTGGGCGATAAAAATCATAAGGCAGATCGTAGCTAGAATTCACAGCAGTGTAATAAACAGGGTTATAGCCAACCTTTTCTACTAACAAAGTGAGTTCTTGGACTAATTTTGAATCCCGGTTGCCAGAAAAAGTAGCAGATTTCAGTGGTTTACGATTCAAAAAACGTTTAGCTAAATCATTTAAAATAGGATCAGCAGATTCAGACCATTGAGTAAAGTAAGTGCCCAAGACCCCATCATCAAGTTTGAGGTATTCTTCTAAAGTAAAGCTTCCGTCAAGAAATGGCAGAAGTAATTGAGAATGGAGTTCAAAACTGCTGGCATCTTCTTGATACAACTCGTGTGCGCGATGAAGCAGATGCTCCAAAATCACTTCCATACCACGGGAAACAGGATGGAAGTACACTTGCACATACATTTGATATCGGCTAACGATATAATCTTCCACTGCATGCATGCCACTCATGGAAAAAGCGATCCCGCCTTCATAAGGACGAATCACACGTAATATTCGGGTAAGATCAAATGTTCCATATTCTGTTCCAGTGAAATAAGCATCCCGAAGCAAATAGTCCATTCGATCTGCATCGATCTGACTAGAAATCATTTGGACAACTTGTGGGTTGGGGTAAGTTTTTTGGATCACACTAGCTACCTTTTCAGGAAAACCTTCTTCTACTCGGTTAAGAATCTGATACACTTCTGTTTCTGGAGAAGTGATGATCTCTACAGTGATGGCTTCATGATTCGTATGGAAGATATGTTCAAATGTATGAGAGTAAGGACCATGACCGACATCATGCAACAGTGCCGCACATAAAGTCACCAGCCGTTCCTGATCATCCCAGCCTCCGTTGCCTATTTTTTCTTTTGAAAAATTTCGAGAAAAGATATCGCAGATTCGTCTTGAAATCTCATAAACGCCTAATGAATGGGTAAAACGGCTATGTTCTGCTCCGTGAAAAGTGAAAGAAGAAGTGCCTAATTGTTTAATGCGTCGTAAACGTTGGACTTCTTTCGAATTGATCAAATCTAAGATTACTTGATGCTGGACATGGATATAGTTATGGACTGGATCACGAAAAACTTTTTCCATAGGCAGCATTTGATATTTATAAGGGGTTGTCATAATGTAGCTCCTTTATGTTATTACGTTGTTCCATTCTCTGGATTTGGTTGTTCCATTGCTCCAGCTGGATTTCTTTTTTTAGCCAGTCGGTAGAATCCTGTAAATCACTTGCAGAATACAGCTTTTCAAAAGCTTTTGCAAATGCTTCTTTGACTTCTTTTACAAAAAGGGGTTGGTCAAGCAGTTCTTCAAGTGTTGCCATTGTAGCAGGATCCACTGCAGGATAGCCATTTGTACCAAAGTCTTCTTTTAAAGCAGATTGATAAAATCGCTTCATGACTTGCCCGCGTTTTTCCTGATTACCGTTGACACTTAAGTACATCATAACAGAAATCCCATTTTTGATCCGACGCTGAGCGATACCGGCAAATTTTTTGCCATGGATGCTTAAATCATAAGTTCCAGGACAATAAGAATGGGTGATTTCGAATGCTTGTATCGGTGCCTTTGGAAAAGCGTATTTAGTCAATAGGAGCATTTGCTCGTAAGCGTCATCTATGGTTATTTTTTTTGTGTCACTTTGGGGGAAAATCAAAGAAATATTTAAAATTCCTTCATCTGATACGATCCCTAATCCACCTGAATTTCTGATCACTGGAGCGTAACCTGCATCTTTCAGTGTTTGGATCCCGTCACTTAGAAAAGGAGTTCGAACATCCTTCATACCTAAGATGACTGTGCAGTCATATTGCCAGAAATGTAAAAAGATTTGCTGGTGTTCTTTAGAATATTCCGTTAATATATCTGTTAATGCAAAAGGGGAAAAGTCGTTTTTTTGATAAATGTGCTGATCTAGTCGAATCGCAGGGTTCATTCAACCGGCTCCTTTGTATAAATTCATATTTTCTACAATATTATACTCTAAAATCAAAGAGTTGTTTTGGAAAAAAGGTTTTCTGTAAAAATGGACAAGTTGGTTGACAAAACAAAAGAAACTAGGAACAATGTAGCTATGAGAAGTAAAGGAGAATGAATAATGGAATTATCACAAGGAACACCGATTTCAATCAAATTGCGTACAAAAGTAAAACAGCAAGGGGAAGTGCAAGATTTTTATTTTGATTTGAAAGGGCAAATGGTGACAATTGGCGATACGCTGTACATACGTTATAAAGATATTCAGGAGGAGACGGGCGATGAGATTCCTGTAACGATCAAATTAGTTCCAGATGGTTATGTACAGCTGATCCGTGCAGGAGAAATGCGGATGCGTTTGAAATTTGGCTATAAAGAACGGTTAGAAACATCCTATCGAACACCATACGGTATGATCCAGATTGCTACTTTTACGAAAGAACTGCATGTTAGTTTGAAAGACCGTCCCACAGCAGGGAAGGTTCGAATCGATTATGATCTGTTCATGGGACCGGAAAAAATCGGCGAATATTATTTGACCTTGGATTTTACAGCGTAAATATAAAAGAAAAGTTTGATTTTTTGTGTCTGATTTTGTATGATAAGGAGTAGACTGTGAAAGGACGTGTCCTGATTGGAAATTAGTGTATTTGAAGGTGCAAACAAAAGCGAATTATCAATGATCGAAGTAGCACACGCGATCTTAGAACAACGTGGCGATGTCATGGATTTTTCTGATTTAGCTAACCAGATCCAAAACTATCTTGAGAAATCAGACAGTGAAATTCGTGATTCACTCGCACAATTTTATACTGACTTGAATATTGACGGCAGCTTTATCTCATTAGGGGATAATCGTTGGGGCTTGCGTTCATGGTATGCTATCGATTCGATCGATGAAGAAGTAAACCATGGAATGGACGAAGAGGATGAAGATACTCCACGTCGCCGTAAACGCAAGAAAGTCAACGCCTTTATCAATGATGATGAAGACGCGATCGATTACAATGACGATGACCCAGAAGATACAGATCTGACAGAAGAAGATGACGATGATCTGTTTGATGACGATGATGATGAAGATGAAGAAATCGCTGCTTATAATTCTGACTTGCAAGAAATCGGAGCAGATGACCCGACAGATGATGAAGAAGACTTGCCAGGAAATATTGAAGAAGATTTAAGTATCATAGACGAAGACGATGATGATGAAGATTATGAAGAGGAAGAATTTTCTGACTCTGAAAAAGAATAAACATTATTTTCTTACGAGAGGTTGTGACAGAGACGATCAGCCTATCAGAATAAGGAGGTGTGACACGATTTTTGTCACACCTTCTTTTTTGTATATAAAAATCCCAAGTAAATACATAAAAAATAAAAAAATTGAAACTTTTAGCGCACCTTGTACGTCATATTAAGTGAGGCAGAAAGGAGTGGAGAATGATTTTTACTGGATATAAGAAAAAACGGCAGATCGAAAAATACCGTCACCTGCTGAATGGACTCATCGAAACTGATTATCAAAAAATGTTCCGTATCACGATGAATTACGTACATGATAAAGAAGAGGCCTTAGATGTGATGCAAGATAGTTTTCATAAAGCCCTGAACTATTTTGAAAAAGAAAAAGAGATCGAGCATTTTAGTGCATGGTTTTATCGGATATTGATCCGCACGGCATTAGATAGTTGGCGCAGACAAAAAAGGACGCCTGTGGACTTATTTGAAATTCAAGATATCCCCCAACAGTTACCTTTAGAAACTTCCGTTGCAGAGCTCCATATGATTTTAGATAAAATAGACAGTCCGGAAAAAGAGATTCTGATCCTCTACTTTTTTGAAGGATTTCGTTTGAAAGAAATTGCAACTATCTTGGATATGAATGAAAACACAGTTAAAACGAAAATGTACCGCTCATTGAATGCTTTACGTCAAATCCTAGAATGAAGGAGAGAAGAGTGCCATGTATTCCCAAAAAGAAAATTTAAAAAAACTAAAGAAAACTTATAAAGAACAAGCAATTCCCAAAGGGCTTAAAGAGGAGATCCGCCAGCGTTTTATTATCGAAGAGCAATCATTTATAAAAGCAAGGCGGAGAAAGAGACGTCTCCAAGGGTTCGGAGTATCTTTGGCTATCGTAATGATTACAACAAGTAGCCTTCTTTTTAATAGTCAAGTTCGAAGCTTTGCAGAAGATTTACCCATCTTAGGATCAGTCATTGAATTGATCTTAGGCGAACGCTTTACTGATCGATCTGAAAAAATCGATATTCAGGTACCGAAGATCAATACACAAAATGAGAAAGAAAATAAAACAATTCATGGATTAAATCAAAAATACTTTCGCGAAGGACAAGCAGATTTTGAAAAAGCTGAAAAAGAATATGGAAATTTTGAAACGGATCATTACCAAGTTTTGGGAGATTATCAGAAAATCGTAGACGATAACCGGTTTCTCGTGATTGAAAGGCAGATCACCCAAACAGCAGCAGATAGCCATGTTGAAAAAAGATACGACACAATCGACAAGAAAAACAGTGTCCAGCTCTCACTTCCACTTTTATTCAAAGATGACACCTATCTATCTGTTTTGACAAAAGAAGTCAAACGGCAGATGGCCGAACAAGTCAAGGAAGATCCATCTAAGTACTATTGGACTGAGCAAGATATTCAAGAAGGGACGATAGAAAAACCAACACTTGTTACGCCTACACGAAGTTTTTATTTGAACAAAGAGCATCAATTAGTTTTGACTTTTTCTCAATACGAAATTGCTCCTGGTTATATGGGTACACCAGAATTTGTCATTCCTAAGTCCGTGACAAAAACGATTTTGGCATCGGAAGATTATTTGGATCATTAGACGAGAAGTAGTTGCGACTAGCAGTTTCAATTTTCAAGTAAGTACAAGTAAATAATAAGAAGAGAAAAAGAGAAAGAAGAGATATAGTGAAAAGAAATTATTTAGTTATCAGTATTATTGCTTTATCCGTGCTTTTGTTTTTCGAAATTACTTCGGTGGCCTCCTTGATCACCGAAGTAAAAGGACAAACACACTCTTCGGAGCATTCGTCACAATCTTTCAAACAATCAGAACAATCAACCATTAAAAGCCAATCAACTGAAACAGCTAACGTCAAAGAAGCCATTCAAGAATCAGCGGAAAAGGTACAAAGTCAGTCATCACAATCAACACAAGACAGTACAGAAGCAATCCAAGACCCGACTGTCAAAAGCGTCGCAATCAGCTTTGATGATGGACCAGGAGCGACCACAACGCCGCAGCTTCTGCGAATCTTAAAAGAAAAAAACGTGCATGTCACTTTTTTCGTCTTAGGAGAAAATACGGCGCAGCATCCTGAAATCGTGAAGCAGACAGCTGAAGCAGGGCACGAGATTGGCAATCACACATACGATCATCAGAATCTGGCCATTCTTTCTGCCCAGTCGATGACGGAGGAAGTGACGAAAGCAGACACTGAGATCAAAAAAGTCACTGGCAAAACCCCCGCTTTTGTTCGTTCGCCCTATGGTTCTGTCACGAATGTAGGGGCAACGATCATCCAGCGACCGATCATCGAATGGTCTGTTGATTCAGAAGATTGGAAGACAAGAAATCCTGATTTGATTTTGCAGAAGATCCAAGCAACAGTATACGATGGGGCAATTATTTTATTCCATGATATCTATCCTGAAACGATTCGTTCCGTTCCTCAAGTGATCGATTATCTGAAAGAGCAAGGCTATCGCATCACGACAGTTGGCGATTTATTAGGGCATCCAACGGCTGTCGAGAACTATTATGGCAGAAACGATCATCGGCCAGTTCAGTAAGTGAGACAAGTATCTTTAATAAATAACACATTTTAATAAGTAGTTGAACACATAACTACCTTACTTGCAAAGACTTAACAATATCTATACAGATACAACAAAAAACTGTCCACCAATTCTCTTTGGCGGACAGTTTTCACTTAAAAATAAAGAAGCAACTATTCGTAAATTATGCTAAAATAGCAGTAGAACGCGTCCTGAGGGAATCGAACCCCCGTCTCAAGAACCGGAATCTTACGTGATATCCACTACACTAAGGACGCAAGTACTGGGATAATTGTAACTAAACAGATAAAAAATTACAAGGGGATTGGACAAAAAAATGAAATTTGAGCAAAATTTTTCACAAAAACAGCAGCAGACACAGAAACTAGCCATGACGCAACAGTTGCAACAGTCCATCCAAGTTTTACAATATAACAGTGAGGAGCTGTTGGCATTCGTTGAGAATCAAGCAATGGAAAATCCATTGGTGGAAGTTGTTGAGCCGGAATGGCAGCCAGATTACATAAAAGCTTCTTCATCTTCTTATGAAGGAGAAGAGACAAATTACCTAAATCAGATTCCTGATACAAAAGGGTCTTTATTTGATTCATTGATCGAACAAGTCCATTTGAATTACCGAGATACTTTTTTGAGGAAAATCGTTCTTTATCTTGTAGAATACATCGATTTGAACGGATTTTTGACGATTAGTTTAGAAGAAGCCGGAAAAGAGATTGGAGCTACGCCTATCCAAATGCTCGATGCGTTGACTCTGATTCAGCAATTAGAACCAGCTGGAGTAGGTGCACGTAGTTTGCAAGAATGTCTCATGCTTCAAACAGAACGAGATGATTATGCGCCGGAATTAGCTTATATCGTGTTGGAAGAATGTTTTGAGGAACTGGTGGAGCGAAAATGGAAAGAAATCGCACAACGTTTTTCTGTTGATCTACATGCTGTTCAGCAGATATTCGACTATTTACAAACGTTGAGTCCAAGCCCTGGCCGGATTTTCGACCGTAGCAGCGAATTGTACATTATTCCTGATGTCCGGGTATTAGTGGACGACGATAAAAATGTACAAGTTATCTCAAACCGAAAAAATCAGCCAAATATACGCTTTCAAGAGAGTTACTTCAAACAAATGTCACAACAAGCAGATAAAGAAACTGAAAATTATTTAAAAGAACGGAAACAGGAATTCGAATGGTTGAAGAAAACGATCCTCCAACGTGGGGATACAATTTTGCGGGTTGCTCAAGTCATTGTTTCCCGGCAAAAAGCTTTCTTTATCGACAAGGAACGTCCAATCAAGCCTCTTACGTTAAAGGAAGTTGCAACTGAGATAGATGTGCATGAATCCACGGTCAGTCGTGCAGTCAACGGGAAATATTTGGAAACAGATTTCGGTGTATTTGAATTAAAAAAATTTTTCACTACACGAATTCCTACGAATAGTACAGAACAGACAGAAGACCTTTCAGCAGATACAGCGAAGAAAAAGCTGCAGGAATTAGTCGATCAAGAAGACAAAAACAAGCCGTTGTCGGACCAGAAATTGGTTGAATTGCTGAAAAAAGATGAGATAGCGATCTCAAGACGAACAGTAGCAAAATATCGTGATTTATTAGGAATCCCGAGTTCATCAAAAAGAAAACGTTATGATAACTAATCAGTCAAAAGACTAGAAAAAGTATTTCACTTTTTCTAGTCTTTTTAGTTGAAAAACGAGAGCAAAACTGTTAGACTTACAGTCGTGAGGTTGAGATTTCCCTTTATTGATGTGAAATTCGAATAGTTAATTTCTTTTTTTATCGTATATGGGTCGTTTTAAGTCTACATTGGACGTAAAGTGTCCAACTAAGGAGATCGCTATGCTGGATGAAATAAAAATGATTGAATCTGTTGCACCAGATATTATCGAAGTGTTGCAAGAACGCTATAAAATTTTACGAAATATCTATTGGATGCAGCCGATTGGGCGTCGAAGTTTATCGGAAAGTATGGGGATCACAGAACGAGTCTTACGAACAGAAACAGACCTTTTGAAAAATCTGAATTTGATCGACACCTCAAAAAGCGGTATGACGCTGACAACTAAGGGCGAAGAAGTTTATCAAAGCCTTGAAAACTTCATGGATCAGCTTTTAGGTACGCATCAAACCGAACAACAGTTGGCAGAATATTTTGGTAACCAACGCTGTATCGTTGTTTCAGGAAACAGCGAAGAGCAGACCAAAGTGGCTGATGCATTCGGCGAAGCGCTGAGCGAAGCCTTAGACCGACTACTTCCAGAAGGCGAGAATATCATCGCTGTGATGGGAGGAACTACTATGGCTGTGGTAGCCGAACAATTGTCTAATCTGGAAAATAAGAAACGGCATAACCTGTTTGTCCCTGCAAGAGGCGGGATTGGTGAAGCGATAACTGTACAGGCAAATTCTGTCAGTGCAAGAATGGCTGCTAAAGCAAACGGTAACCACCGCGCACTTTATGTTCCGGAACAATTAAGTCTGGCAACTTACAATTCTTTACTCAATGAGCCATCTATCCAAGAAGTCTTAAACTTGATTAGTGAAGCGAATTGTGTTATTCATAGTATTGGGCGTGCATTACACATGGCAGCACGTCGTAAGATGACTGAAAAAGAATTAGTCATGCTGAAACAAGCAAATGCTGTTGCGGAATCTTTTGGCTACTTTTTCAATGAAAAAGGTGAAGTCGTTTATAAGGTCCCTAGAATCGGCATAGAATTGCAAGATTTGGAAAAAGTCCCGATCATCATGGCAATCGCGGGCGGAAAATCAAAAGCTAAAGCAATTCGAGCTTATATGAAAAATGCACCAAAACAAACGTGGCTCATCACTGATGAAGCTGCTGCAAATGAGATTTTAAAAGGGGTAACCCTTTAAAATAAATATTTTTTTGATTTTCATAAGGAGGAAATCTTAAATGACAGTTAAAGTAGGTATTAATGGTTTTGGACGTATTGGACGTCTAGCATTCCGTCGTATCCAAGATGTAGATGGAATCGAAGTAGTAGCAATCAACGACTTGACAGATGCTAAAATGTTGGCACACTTGTTAAAATACGACACAACTCAAGGACGTTTCAACGGAACAGTTGAAGTTCATGAAGGTTCATTCAACGTAAACGGAAAAGAAGTTAAAGTATTAGCTAACCGCAACCCAGAAGAATTACCATGGGGCGAACTAGGCGTAGATATCGTTCTAGAATGTACTGGTTTCTTCACTTCTAAATCAGCAGCTGAAAAACATTTAACAGCTGGTGCTAAACGCGTTGTTATCTCTGCTCCTGGCGGAAACGATGTTCCAACAATCGTTTATAACACAAACCACGAAACATTAACTGGTAAAGAAACAGTTATCTCAGGTGCTTCATGTACTACTAACTGTTTAGCTCCTATGGCTAAAACATTGAACGACAAATTTGGTGTTGTTGAAGGATTAATGACAACTATCCACGCTTACACAGGTGACCAAATGACTCTAGACGGACCTCATCCTAAAGGTGACTTCCGCCGTGCACGCGCTGCTGCTGCAAACATCGTTCCTAACTCAACAGGTGCTGCTAAAGCTATCGGTTTAGTAATTCCTGAATTGAACGGTAAATTAGACGGAGCTGCTCAACGTGTTCCTGTACCAACAGGTTCATTAACAGAATTAGTAACAGTTCTTGAAAAAGAAGTAACTGTTGACGAAATCAATGCAGCAATGAAAGAAGCTTCAAACGAATCTTACGGATACAACACAGACGAAATCGTTTCTTCAGATATCGTTGGTATGACTTACGGTTCATTATTTGATGCTACACAAACTAAAGTAATGACAGTTGGCGACAAACAATTAGTTAAAACTGTTGCTTGGTACGACAACGAAATGTCATACACTGCACAATTAGTACGTACTTTAGAATACTTCGCTAACTTATAAGATAGACAAACGTACAAGTGTAAATTATAGACATGTACATTTAAAAGCGGGGAAGCAATCGCGCTTCTTCCGCTTTTTTTGATAATAAGTTTATTCAGGAGGAAATAAAATGGCTAAGAAAACAGTGAAAGATATCGATTTAAAAGACAAAAAAGTTCTTGTCCGTGTTGACTTCAACGTTCCTTTGAAAGACGGCGTGATCACTGACGACACTCGTATCAAAGCAGCATTGCCAACAATCAACTACGTTCTAGAACAAGGCGGAAAAGCAATCCTTTTCTCTCACCTTGGACGTGTAAAAACAGAAGAAGATAAAGAAGGAAAATCTTTAGCTCCAGTTGCAAAACGTCTAGGCGAATTATTAGGTAAAGAAGTAACATTCGTACCTGAAACTCGCGGAGAACAATTAGAAGAAGCAATCCGCAACATGAATGACGGCGACGTTGTCGTATTCGAAAATACACGTTTTGAAGATATTGACGGTAAAAAAGAAAGCAAAAATGATACAGAACTAGGTAAATACTGGGCTTCATTAGGCGATGTATTTGTTAACGATGCTTTCGGTACAGCTCACCGTGCACATGCTTCTAACGTAGGTATCGCTTCAACTGGTATCCCAACAGTTGCTGGATTCTTGATGGAAAAAGAAATCAAGTTCATCGGTGAAGCAGTAGAAGAACCAAAACGCCCAATGATTGCAATCCTTGGTGGCGCAAAAGTTTCTGATAAAATCGGCGTAATCGAAAACTTGATTCCTAAAGCAGATAAAATCTTAATCGGTGGCGGAATGACTTACACATTCTACGAAGCAAAAGGAATCAAGATCGGTAACTCTCTAGTAGAAGCTGATAAAGTAGAACTAGCAAAAGAATTAATCGAAAAAGCAGGCGACAAACTTGTCTTGCCAATCGACAATGTCTGTGCACCAGAATTTTCAAATGATGTTGAAACACAAGTAATCGAAGGAGACATTCCTGATGGTTTGATGGCTTTAGACATCGGCCCAGCATCAGTAAAATTATTTGCTGATACATTA is from Enterococcus faecium and encodes:
- a CDS encoding RNA polymerase sigma factor, with protein sequence MIFTGYKKKRQIEKYRHLLNGLIETDYQKMFRITMNYVHDKEEALDVMQDSFHKALNYFEKEKEIEHFSAWFYRILIRTALDSWRRQKRTPVDLFEIQDIPQQLPLETSVAELHMILDKIDSPEKEILILYFFEGFRLKEIATILDMNENTVKTKMYRSLNALRQILE
- a CDS encoding lipoate--protein ligase family protein; protein product: MNPAIRLDQHIYQKNDFSPFALTDILTEYSKEHQQIFLHFWQYDCTVILGMKDVRTPFLSDGIQTLKDAGYAPVIRNSGGLGIVSDEGILNISLIFPQSDTKKITIDDAYEQMLLLTKYAFPKAPIQAFEITHSYCPGTYDLSIHGKKFAGIAQRRIKNGISVMMYLSVNGNQEKRGQVMKRFYQSALKEDFGTNGYPAVDPATMATLEELLDQPLFVKEVKEAFAKAFEKLYSASDLQDSTDWLKKEIQLEQWNNQIQRMEQRNNIKELHYDNPL
- the yidA gene encoding sugar-phosphatase — translated: MSIKLVAIDIDGTLLNEKREVTKEVKEAIAAAVAKGVSIVLCTGRPLPGVQEQLNELNLFQDNDYVITYNGALVQQTKSGKIIARHGLTHEDFLEIEVMARRVGSHLHSIDDKAIYTPNRDISAYTIHEASLVKMPLKYRTPEEMTPDMNIVKMMMIDEPEILDAAIARLPQTFRDKYTTVKSAPYYFEVLNKEASKGAAVANLAQHLGIDQDEIMAIGDNENDLSMIEYAGLGVAMGNAVSLVKEAANVITSSNDEHGVAEAIKKYVL
- a CDS encoding HD domain-containing protein — its product is MTTPYKYQMLPMEKVFRDPVHNYIHVQHQVILDLINSKEVQRLRRIKQLGTSSFTFHGAEHSRFTHSLGVYEISRRICDIFSRNFSKEKIGNGGWDDQERLVTLCAALLHDVGHGPYSHTFEHIFHTNHEAITVEIITSPETEVYQILNRVEEGFPEKVASVIQKTYPNPQVVQMISSQIDADRMDYLLRDAYFTGTEYGTFDLTRILRVIRPYEGGIAFSMSGMHAVEDYIVSRYQMYVQVYFHPVSRGMEVILEHLLHRAHELYQEDASSFELHSQLLLPFLDGSFTLEEYLKLDDGVLGTYFTQWSESADPILNDLAKRFLNRKPLKSATFSGNRDSKLVQELTLLVEKVGYNPVYYTAVNSSYDLPYDFYRPEQGRHRTQIEILRNDGTLIELSQVSQLVAALAGQEQGDERFFFPKEMVDPSLRDHYDLFDETYQEFASHIRNGALIEIN
- the gap gene encoding type I glyceraldehyde-3-phosphate dehydrogenase, translating into MTVKVGINGFGRIGRLAFRRIQDVDGIEVVAINDLTDAKMLAHLLKYDTTQGRFNGTVEVHEGSFNVNGKEVKVLANRNPEELPWGELGVDIVLECTGFFTSKSAAEKHLTAGAKRVVISAPGGNDVPTIVYNTNHETLTGKETVISGASCTTNCLAPMAKTLNDKFGVVEGLMTTIHAYTGDQMTLDGPHPKGDFRRARAAAANIVPNSTGAAKAIGLVIPELNGKLDGAAQRVPVPTGSLTELVTVLEKEVTVDEINAAMKEASNESYGYNTDEIVSSDIVGMTYGSLFDATQTKVMTVGDKQLVKTVAWYDNEMSYTAQLVRTLEYFANL
- a CDS encoding phosphoglycerate kinase translates to MAKKTVKDIDLKDKKVLVRVDFNVPLKDGVITDDTRIKAALPTINYVLEQGGKAILFSHLGRVKTEEDKEGKSLAPVAKRLGELLGKEVTFVPETRGEQLEEAIRNMNDGDVVVFENTRFEDIDGKKESKNDTELGKYWASLGDVFVNDAFGTAHRAHASNVGIASTGIPTVAGFLMEKEIKFIGEAVEEPKRPMIAILGGAKVSDKIGVIENLIPKADKILIGGGMTYTFYEAKGIKIGNSLVEADKVELAKELIEKAGDKLVLPIDNVCAPEFSNDVETQVIEGDIPDGLMALDIGPASVKLFADTLQGAKTVVWNGPMGVFEMSNFAKGTIGVCEAIANLEGATTIIGGGDSAAAAEQLGFADKFTHISTGGGASLELLEGKELPGLAAINDK
- the rpoN gene encoding RNA polymerase factor sigma-54 gives rise to the protein MKFEQNFSQKQQQTQKLAMTQQLQQSIQVLQYNSEELLAFVENQAMENPLVEVVEPEWQPDYIKASSSSYEGEETNYLNQIPDTKGSLFDSLIEQVHLNYRDTFLRKIVLYLVEYIDLNGFLTISLEEAGKEIGATPIQMLDALTLIQQLEPAGVGARSLQECLMLQTERDDYAPELAYIVLEECFEELVERKWKEIAQRFSVDLHAVQQIFDYLQTLSPSPGRIFDRSSELYIIPDVRVLVDDDKNVQVISNRKNQPNIRFQESYFKQMSQQADKETENYLKERKQEFEWLKKTILQRGDTILRVAQVIVSRQKAFFIDKERPIKPLTLKEVATEIDVHESTVSRAVNGKYLETDFGVFELKKFFTTRIPTNSTEQTEDLSADTAKKKLQELVDQEDKNKPLSDQKLVELLKKDEIAISRRTVAKYRDLLGIPSSSKRKRYDN
- a CDS encoding polysaccharide deacetylase family protein — encoded protein: MKRNYLVISIIALSVLLFFEITSVASLITEVKGQTHSSEHSSQSFKQSEQSTIKSQSTETANVKEAIQESAEKVQSQSSQSTQDSTEAIQDPTVKSVAISFDDGPGATTTPQLLRILKEKNVHVTFFVLGENTAQHPEIVKQTAEAGHEIGNHTYDHQNLAILSAQSMTEEVTKADTEIKKVTGKTPAFVRSPYGSVTNVGATIIQRPIIEWSVDSEDWKTRNPDLILQKIQATVYDGAIILFHDIYPETIRSVPQVIDYLKEQGYRITTVGDLLGHPTAVENYYGRNDHRPVQ
- the rpoE gene encoding DNA-directed RNA polymerase subunit delta yields the protein MEISVFEGANKSELSMIEVAHAILEQRGDVMDFSDLANQIQNYLEKSDSEIRDSLAQFYTDLNIDGSFISLGDNRWGLRSWYAIDSIDEEVNHGMDEEDEDTPRRRKRKKVNAFINDDEDAIDYNDDDPEDTDLTEEDDDDLFDDDDDEDEEIAAYNSDLQEIGADDPTDDEEDLPGNIEEDLSIIDEDDDDEDYEEEEFSDSEKE
- a CDS encoding DUF1934 domain-containing protein, whose protein sequence is MELSQGTPISIKLRTKVKQQGEVQDFYFDLKGQMVTIGDTLYIRYKDIQEETGDEIPVTIKLVPDGYVQLIRAGEMRMRLKFGYKERLETSYRTPYGMIQIATFTKELHVSLKDRPTAGKVRIDYDLFMGPEKIGEYYLTLDFTA
- a CDS encoding sugar-binding transcriptional regulator codes for the protein MGRFKSTLDVKCPTKEIAMLDEIKMIESVAPDIIEVLQERYKILRNIYWMQPIGRRSLSESMGITERVLRTETDLLKNLNLIDTSKSGMTLTTKGEEVYQSLENFMDQLLGTHQTEQQLAEYFGNQRCIVVSGNSEEQTKVADAFGEALSEALDRLLPEGENIIAVMGGTTMAVVAEQLSNLENKKRHNLFVPARGGIGEAITVQANSVSARMAAKANGNHRALYVPEQLSLATYNSLLNEPSIQEVLNLISEANCVIHSIGRALHMAARRKMTEKELVMLKQANAVAESFGYFFNEKGEVVYKVPRIGIELQDLEKVPIIMAIAGGKSKAKAIRAYMKNAPKQTWLITDEAAANEILKGVTL
- a CDS encoding RsiV family protein → MYSQKENLKKLKKTYKEQAIPKGLKEEIRQRFIIEEQSFIKARRRKRRLQGFGVSLAIVMITTSSLLFNSQVRSFAEDLPILGSVIELILGERFTDRSEKIDIQVPKINTQNEKENKTIHGLNQKYFREGQADFEKAEKEYGNFETDHYQVLGDYQKIVDDNRFLVIERQITQTAADSHVEKRYDTIDKKNSVQLSLPLLFKDDTYLSVLTKEVKRQMAEQVKEDPSKYYWTEQDIQEGTIEKPTLVTPTRSFYLNKEHQLVLTFSQYEIAPGYMGTPEFVIPKSVTKTILASEDYLDH